In Bythopirellula goksoeyrii, a single window of DNA contains:
- a CDS encoding peptidase domain-containing ABC transporter — protein MATSIGLESPREPGADSVQVQKFESVLSAALTRMALAAGQTVDELLVRQWIREARASFPGDVESQWWHWLRIAAASTGLNVRVVELPRQQVFGLVDNGIGLVTVVKQKGELAAVQLVNKKKKLTASYSTITGNKLLDEAAVDGLLREAEQDGKNRWLVSNAVDYRTNLLPKGKPWKRLLAVFSAEASDIWIVILFAFLVGLLSLATPIAVESLVNTVSFGRLLQPVIVLSLLLFGFLTFRGAMQGLQTYAVEIIQRRMFARMTSALSYRLPRVDHEALDSTDGPELVNRFLDIVTVQKVMANLLLDGVAIVMGTLIGMAVLAFYHPLLMVFSIMLLFMVISGIILLGRGVVRSAVEESKYKYHVVSWFEDIIHSQLALKLGGASDFASERSNHWTNAYLGARQKHFRILLRQILFVLFLQAIAATVLLGLGGWLVIQGQLSLGQLVAAEIIVSAILSSLTKLGKHLEGFYDALAAVDKLGYLFDLPLESNSGLIQTWAPGAMPVDVSDMNYEMREKRVFSAPVNFKFRPGGITAITGVSGSGKSILLDLLYGLRKPSAGHIDLAGFEPREVRPETLREKVALVRSDNFLTGSVAENVHLHRPEVGTSQVREALSDVGMVEEMRLLPEGYNTHITQQGVPLTTSQQQQILLARALAGEPSLLLIDGSLDLLPAEKVVQIMGMLKDKDMTVLVATNRPDVITLCEDRLKLQPALSF, from the coding sequence ATGGCAACCTCGATTGGACTTGAATCCCCCCGAGAACCAGGGGCGGACTCCGTTCAAGTTCAGAAATTTGAATCGGTGCTCTCCGCTGCGCTGACTCGCATGGCCCTGGCTGCAGGGCAGACGGTCGATGAACTGCTCGTGCGGCAGTGGATTCGGGAGGCGCGTGCTAGCTTTCCTGGCGATGTTGAATCCCAGTGGTGGCATTGGTTGAGGATCGCTGCTGCAAGCACGGGATTGAACGTTCGCGTCGTGGAGTTGCCCCGGCAACAGGTCTTCGGTCTGGTGGACAATGGAATAGGACTCGTCACCGTTGTGAAGCAAAAGGGAGAATTGGCGGCAGTTCAACTTGTTAACAAGAAAAAGAAGCTGACAGCAAGCTACTCCACAATTACTGGCAACAAGCTCCTCGACGAAGCGGCAGTTGATGGCCTGTTGCGTGAAGCAGAGCAAGACGGCAAAAATCGCTGGCTAGTCTCCAATGCCGTTGACTATCGAACCAATCTGTTGCCCAAGGGAAAACCTTGGAAGCGCTTGCTGGCCGTATTCAGCGCCGAAGCCAGCGACATTTGGATCGTCATCTTATTTGCCTTCTTGGTAGGCTTATTGAGCCTTGCCACACCAATCGCGGTCGAGTCCTTGGTCAACACGGTCTCCTTTGGCCGACTCTTGCAGCCTGTGATCGTGCTTTCCCTCTTGCTCTTTGGTTTCTTGACCTTCAGAGGAGCGATGCAAGGTCTGCAGACCTATGCCGTGGAAATCATTCAAAGGCGGATGTTCGCGCGGATGACTTCGGCTCTCAGCTATCGCCTGCCGAGAGTCGATCACGAGGCACTCGACTCCACGGATGGTCCCGAGCTGGTCAATCGATTTCTGGATATTGTCACCGTCCAAAAAGTCATGGCTAATCTGTTGCTTGATGGAGTCGCGATAGTGATGGGAACCCTCATCGGCATGGCGGTGCTCGCGTTTTACCATCCATTGTTGATGGTATTTAGCATCATGCTGCTGTTTATGGTCATCTCGGGTATCATCCTTCTCGGCCGCGGAGTAGTCCGCTCGGCAGTTGAAGAATCGAAATACAAATACCATGTTGTCTCTTGGTTCGAGGACATCATTCATTCCCAGTTGGCACTCAAACTCGGTGGCGCTTCCGATTTTGCCTCAGAACGATCCAACCACTGGACCAATGCCTATTTAGGGGCTCGCCAGAAGCATTTTCGAATTCTCCTGCGTCAGATTTTGTTCGTGCTTTTTCTGCAGGCAATCGCTGCGACTGTTCTGTTGGGACTTGGTGGGTGGCTGGTAATTCAAGGTCAGTTGTCTCTGGGTCAGCTCGTCGCTGCGGAGATTATCGTCTCGGCGATTCTTAGCTCGCTGACAAAACTGGGTAAACATCTAGAGGGGTTCTACGATGCCCTCGCGGCCGTGGACAAGCTGGGATACCTTTTTGATTTACCACTCGAATCAAACTCTGGCCTGATTCAAACCTGGGCGCCGGGTGCGATGCCAGTCGATGTGTCGGACATGAACTACGAGATGCGAGAGAAGAGAGTATTCTCAGCGCCGGTCAACTTCAAATTTCGTCCTGGCGGGATCACGGCCATCACCGGTGTCTCTGGTAGCGGCAAGAGTATCTTGCTTGATTTGCTTTACGGTCTTCGTAAACCGTCTGCAGGACACATCGACCTGGCCGGTTTCGAGCCTCGGGAAGTTCGCCCCGAAACGTTGCGCGAAAAAGTCGCTCTCGTACGATCTGACAATTTCTTGACTGGTTCTGTCGCAGAGAATGTCCATCTGCATCGGCCCGAAGTTGGTACAAGCCAAGTACGTGAGGCGCTGTCGGATGTTGGGATGGTAGAAGAAATGAGACTCCTTCCCGAGGGGTACAACACGCACATTACCCAGCAAGGAGTCCCGCTCACGACATCTCAGCAACAGCAGATCTTGCTCGCCAGGGCCCTGGCTGGAGAACCTAGCTTACTTCTCATCGATGGCTCCCTAGATCTCTTGCCAGCAGAAAAGGTTGTCCAGATCATGGGTATGTTGAAAGATAAAGACATGACCGTGCTTGTGGCCACAAACCGACCGGATGTGATCACGCTTTGTGAAGACAGGTTGAAGTTGCAGCCGGCGCTCAGTTTTTGA
- a CDS encoding CotH kinase family protein, whose amino-acid sequence MANRSRRKLTSRLKSRSARFETLESRNMLAAQPILSEFLASNDSSLNDGYGQDNDWIEIYNAGDAAVDLQGYYLTDNADNSTKWEFTAETILGSREYLVVFASDLDTVDPAGYWHTNFKLSAGGEYLGLADPNGTIISDLGISLSGGEYPPQVTDISYGLAGPVSQSLLAGNYGLTYLVPTSNTLGTSWTMVGFNATSNGFSNGINGVGYELAASNDYDPYLNTHLINSDSDPKPTTVYIRNEFNVNSATDIEELVLSLRYDDGFAVYLNGTYLFGENEPATPLAYDSIAVGSRADSEVIEPVAFSLNNYLDLLQNGTNVLAIHALNNSNSSDMLITAELTAKESSVAEGSIGYLTPTPGSSNSQTIDLGPIIDDVEFTPTSGTGNDNIIVTASISQSVHPVNLASPKFYYRIGFGTEVQAAFTDDGQGSDLQAGDGVYTSQIPASSFSEGDMVRWYITASDTHGTETRAPRFNDPLDSAEFFGTVILDPTASTDIPVLYWFLEDEAAAETRAGTRASLFFGGEFYDNIQVDLHGQSTAAPEFLKHSFDFDANSGEKFDIGDDTGRHSDFNLLTNYADQSKLRNTLAYASFAEAGGATHLAQPVSVHRNGQFYALYDLVEEGDSEYLERLGLDPHGALYKVNNGLTSALNEVDKITRNYENRSDFQDVLDANSLSGTQARTWYYDNLDIADIVNYLAVQNVMANSDYGHKNMYWYRDSNNTELWQILPWDVDLSFGHRWGNANPPYFNNTLFTNIALDFNFSEQANIVRNFVNNDLDPRLTEMYLRRVLSVSDQLLGSTGTSAASSWAYQQLEHWDTLTADEAINDMNEWGIHPNYTHTPAQAVDQIQNDFIVSRRNLINSSVGSQSNVQDISIGAIEYAPGSGNQDEEYIVLTNNNQTYATDLSDWTITGAIEHTFKPGTVIPAGESLYLVADVQGFQARSTGPRGGQQLFTQGNYTGRLANGGGALVLANSAGAQIDSASYIGTTNNGDFDGDGDIDGRDFLAWQRGYGIQSGATPADGDADEDGKVDNLDLDLWATNYGTTPLLATVQTYSGISESVDLSASELASLAAWNVSQMDNNMTDPIAIEVALESLAIRREPIPANQLFLSTSSTSAPTHEAQSSNSSEDSSLSAELVESAWDDLFG is encoded by the coding sequence ATGGCAAATAGATCGCGTCGTAAGCTGACCTCACGTCTGAAGAGTCGATCCGCGCGCTTTGAGACTCTTGAATCGCGTAACATGCTCGCAGCCCAACCGATCTTGTCCGAGTTTCTGGCAAGTAATGATTCGTCGCTGAACGATGGATACGGCCAAGACAATGATTGGATCGAGATCTACAACGCTGGCGATGCAGCCGTCGATCTCCAGGGTTATTACCTCACAGATAATGCAGACAACTCTACCAAGTGGGAATTCACTGCTGAAACTATTCTTGGCTCGAGGGAGTATCTCGTTGTGTTTGCATCCGACCTGGATACGGTCGATCCTGCAGGTTATTGGCACACCAACTTCAAGCTCAGTGCGGGAGGAGAATACCTTGGGCTGGCCGACCCCAACGGCACCATCATCAGCGACCTCGGAATAAGTCTTTCAGGTGGAGAATACCCTCCTCAAGTAACCGATATCTCCTATGGATTGGCAGGGCCGGTTTCCCAATCGTTGCTCGCAGGAAACTATGGTCTGACCTATTTGGTTCCCACGAGTAATACTCTAGGCACCAGTTGGACGATGGTCGGATTCAATGCAACTTCGAACGGGTTTTCCAATGGAATCAATGGCGTTGGCTATGAACTCGCCGCGAGCAATGATTACGATCCTTACCTCAACACACATCTGATCAATTCCGATTCAGACCCTAAACCCACGACCGTATATATCCGCAATGAATTCAACGTTAATTCGGCAACCGATATCGAAGAATTGGTACTTTCACTTCGTTATGACGATGGTTTTGCGGTCTACCTGAACGGCACCTACTTGTTCGGAGAGAATGAACCGGCGACTCCGTTAGCCTATGATTCGATTGCAGTAGGAAGTCGAGCCGACAGCGAAGTTATTGAACCAGTCGCTTTTTCACTGAACAATTACCTCGACCTGTTGCAAAATGGCACGAACGTGCTTGCTATTCACGCGTTGAACAATTCCAACAGCAGCGACATGCTTATCACCGCCGAACTCACGGCTAAGGAAAGTAGTGTCGCAGAGGGCTCCATAGGCTACCTGACTCCTACACCGGGCTCATCGAATTCTCAAACGATCGATTTGGGACCAATTATCGATGATGTTGAATTCACTCCCACAAGTGGCACAGGAAACGACAATATCATCGTCACTGCTTCCATATCCCAGTCGGTCCATCCGGTAAATCTCGCTTCCCCCAAGTTCTATTACCGGATTGGGTTTGGCACCGAAGTGCAGGCAGCGTTCACGGACGATGGCCAAGGAAGTGACTTGCAGGCGGGTGACGGGGTTTATACAAGTCAGATTCCTGCTTCATCATTTTCCGAAGGCGACATGGTCCGCTGGTATATCACCGCCAGTGATACCCATGGAACAGAAACCCGCGCACCTCGCTTTAATGACCCCCTCGATTCGGCCGAATTTTTTGGAACCGTGATCCTCGATCCTACGGCCTCGACAGACATACCGGTACTGTACTGGTTTTTAGAAGACGAAGCAGCAGCGGAAACACGTGCCGGGACTCGCGCGTCCTTGTTCTTTGGTGGAGAGTTCTACGACAATATACAAGTTGACTTGCATGGGCAGTCGACAGCTGCTCCCGAGTTCCTGAAGCACTCTTTTGATTTCGACGCCAACTCAGGCGAGAAATTCGACATTGGTGATGACACCGGAAGGCATAGTGATTTCAACTTGCTCACCAACTATGCCGACCAGTCGAAGCTTCGTAACACACTGGCTTATGCTTCCTTTGCTGAAGCTGGTGGAGCCACCCATCTAGCCCAACCAGTATCAGTTCATCGCAATGGGCAGTTTTACGCCTTGTACGACCTCGTTGAAGAAGGTGACTCCGAATACCTAGAGAGATTAGGTCTCGATCCCCACGGAGCACTCTACAAAGTGAATAACGGGCTTACAAGTGCCTTGAATGAAGTCGACAAGATTACTCGCAACTATGAAAACCGCAGCGACTTTCAGGACGTATTAGACGCCAACTCACTTTCCGGTACGCAAGCTCGAACATGGTACTATGACAATTTAGATATTGCCGACATCGTCAACTATCTTGCTGTCCAAAATGTGATGGCGAACAGCGATTATGGCCACAAGAACATGTATTGGTATCGAGATTCGAACAATACAGAGCTCTGGCAAATCTTACCTTGGGACGTCGATCTCAGCTTTGGACACCGATGGGGAAATGCCAATCCACCATATTTCAATAACACCCTATTCACCAATATAGCACTGGATTTCAATTTTTCCGAGCAAGCCAACATTGTCCGGAACTTTGTCAACAACGATCTCGATCCTCGACTCACCGAGATGTATTTGCGTCGGGTTCTCAGTGTCTCTGATCAGTTATTAGGATCGACAGGCACTTCGGCTGCGTCGAGTTGGGCCTACCAACAGCTTGAACATTGGGACACTCTCACTGCCGATGAAGCGATCAATGACATGAACGAGTGGGGCATCCATCCAAACTACACCCACACACCAGCCCAAGCCGTCGATCAAATCCAGAACGACTTTATCGTTTCTCGCCGAAATCTTATCAATAGTTCTGTCGGGTCGCAAAGTAACGTGCAGGACATTTCGATTGGAGCGATCGAGTATGCCCCCGGTTCAGGGAACCAGGACGAAGAGTACATCGTCCTTACCAACAACAACCAAACCTATGCCACAGACCTTTCTGACTGGACGATCACAGGTGCGATCGAACATACTTTCAAACCTGGCACGGTGATTCCTGCCGGCGAATCTTTGTATCTAGTGGCAGACGTGCAAGGCTTCCAGGCCCGCAGTACGGGACCAAGGGGTGGTCAACAGCTCTTTACCCAGGGCAATTACACGGGAAGATTGGCCAACGGTGGCGGTGCTTTGGTACTTGCTAATTCGGCGGGGGCTCAAATCGACTCAGCCAGCTACATTGGCACGACCAACAACGGTGACTTTGATGGAGACGGCGACATTGATGGACGTGACTTCCTCGCTTGGCAACGCGGCTATGGAATCCAAAGCGGAGCCACACCAGCGGACGGCGATGCCGACGAAGACGGCAAAGTCGACAACCTCGACTTAGATCTCTGGGCAACGAACTACGGCACAACGCCTCTCTTAGCCACGGTCCAAACTTATAGCGGCATTTCTGAAAGCGTTGATCTTTCGGCTAGCGAACTTGCTTCCCTAGCCGCCTGGAATGTATCTCAGATGGACAATAACATGACAGATCCCATTGCCATCGAGGTAGCGTTGGAATCACTAGCAATCAGGCGAGAACCAATTCCTGCAAATCAACTTTTTCTGTCAACGAGTAGCACATCCGCACCTACCCACGAAGCACAATCTTCTAATAGCAGTGAAGATTCCTCTCTCTCCGCAGAATTGGTGGAATCCGCCTGGGATGATCTATTTGGCTAG
- a CDS encoding beta-ketoacyl-[acyl-carrier-protein] synthase family protein, whose product MNSSDSPRRVVITGLGLISPLGNTVDQMQGSLASGRSGVEPLTLLPPIEDLVTFAGECREFTGDIDNFGPLEKDVKKAIRKALKVMCRETMMAIASAQQALADAKVSDVEPERSGVLFGSDYMLSPPDDFVDGMVKCGAREGEFRYSDWGSMGLEQMSPLWMLKFLPNMPGSHIAIINDLRGPNNSLTMRETSSLMAVREAVHTIQRGHADLMLAGATGTRVHSFKTIHAIQTEQLANSECPPAEASRPFDAKRSGMVVGEGAGSIVLEELESARQRGATIYGEVLGTGSSIVTDTHLKGNRSQALANAMRSAFESANLTADQCGHINAHGLATTAADAEEATAIGEVFGKAAESVPVVAAKSYFGNLGAGSGMVELIASTLALTSGRLFATLNYTNPDPACPLNLSADGDRPAGSSFLKLSVTPQAQAAAVLIARV is encoded by the coding sequence ATGAATTCCTCTGACTCACCACGTCGCGTTGTTATCACCGGTCTGGGACTGATCTCGCCACTGGGAAATACCGTCGACCAGATGCAGGGATCCCTTGCAAGCGGTCGCAGTGGCGTCGAACCACTCACGCTCTTGCCCCCCATCGAGGACCTTGTCACATTTGCGGGCGAATGCCGCGAATTTACTGGGGACATCGACAACTTTGGTCCGCTGGAAAAGGATGTCAAGAAAGCGATCCGCAAGGCCCTCAAAGTCATGTGCCGTGAAACGATGATGGCCATCGCCTCGGCACAGCAGGCGCTGGCCGATGCAAAGGTTTCTGATGTCGAACCTGAGCGGAGCGGCGTCTTGTTTGGTAGCGACTACATGCTGAGCCCGCCGGATGATTTTGTCGATGGCATGGTCAAGTGCGGTGCCCGAGAAGGAGAATTCCGCTATTCCGATTGGGGCAGCATGGGGTTGGAGCAAATGAGCCCGCTCTGGATGCTTAAGTTTCTGCCGAATATGCCGGGAAGCCACATTGCAATCATCAATGATCTGCGTGGGCCAAACAACTCCCTCACGATGCGCGAGACTTCGAGCCTGATGGCCGTGCGCGAAGCGGTGCATACGATCCAGCGCGGCCACGCCGATCTCATGCTTGCTGGGGCAACGGGTACACGAGTTCACTCTTTCAAAACGATCCACGCCATCCAGACTGAGCAACTGGCAAACAGCGAGTGTCCACCAGCCGAGGCCTCTCGCCCCTTCGATGCGAAGCGGAGCGGGATGGTGGTCGGCGAAGGTGCTGGGTCGATTGTGTTGGAAGAACTCGAGTCCGCTCGACAGCGTGGTGCCACGATTTACGGCGAGGTCCTCGGGACGGGCAGCAGTATCGTGACGGACACCCACTTGAAAGGCAACCGCTCCCAAGCTCTCGCCAACGCCATGCGCTCGGCGTTCGAATCGGCCAATCTCACGGCCGACCAATGTGGGCACATCAACGCCCATGGCTTAGCGACCACCGCAGCTGATGCCGAAGAAGCTACCGCCATCGGCGAGGTTTTCGGCAAGGCAGCAGAATCTGTCCCTGTCGTAGCAGCCAAGAGCTACTTCGGCAATCTGGGGGCTGGCAGTGGCATGGTGGAACTGATCGCCAGCACACTTGCCCTCACGAGCGGCAGACTGTTTGCCACACTCAACTATACCAACCCCGATCCGGCCTGCCCGCTAAATTTATCGGCAGACGGTGATCGCCCCGCGGGGAGCAGTTTCTTAAAGCTCAGCGTTACCCCGCAGGCACAAGCCGCGGCAGTGCTAATAGCGCGGGTGTAG
- the nusA gene encoding transcription termination factor NusA, with protein MNAGEVLRIVDAIHRDKNIEKNIVFEGIEAALVSAAKKYYGEEADVIVQIDRESGAISATCDGEPLDSEETVGRIGAQTAKQVMIQKIREAERDALFDEYSDLIGEMVSGVVQRYEGGAATVTLTNVEAILPRSEQIPGETHHVNERVRATVFEVRKSGSRIKVILSRARPHLVQRLFEQEIPEIIDSVIEIRAISREPGYRSKVAVSSSDQRVDCVGACVGVRGNRIKNIVDELGGERIDIVRWDDNLEVLIPNALQPAEVEQVILCRMLGRAIVLVREDQLSLAIGRRGQNVRLASKLSGWDIEIMTQDELAESIDRAVQGYSSIEGVTQELAERLVEEGFLSYDDLSIIEPDALMEMGGMTEEQVDVIVEQAEARAEEAEAAAAAARRQKREEDRIAAATAMEEEAEAARKEEEAKAETEATEESEPVSVESGSIEPAGEESDADIEEAAPVENASNDESPEPAKGPE; from the coding sequence ATGAATGCTGGCGAAGTACTGAGAATTGTCGATGCGATCCATCGAGACAAAAACATTGAGAAAAATATTGTCTTCGAGGGGATCGAGGCCGCACTCGTATCGGCAGCGAAAAAATATTACGGAGAAGAAGCGGATGTCATAGTGCAAATCGACCGCGAAAGCGGTGCGATCTCTGCGACTTGCGATGGCGAACCCCTCGATTCTGAGGAAACTGTTGGCCGAATTGGGGCCCAAACTGCCAAGCAGGTGATGATCCAGAAGATCCGCGAAGCCGAACGGGATGCCCTCTTCGATGAGTACAGCGATCTGATTGGCGAGATGGTCAGCGGAGTTGTGCAGCGTTATGAAGGGGGTGCCGCAACCGTCACGCTCACGAACGTCGAGGCGATCCTCCCCCGTAGCGAACAGATTCCCGGCGAAACCCACCATGTGAACGAACGTGTGCGGGCCACCGTCTTTGAGGTTCGCAAGAGTGGCAGCCGCATCAAAGTGATTCTCAGTCGCGCTCGGCCCCATTTGGTGCAACGGTTGTTCGAACAAGAAATTCCCGAGATTATCGACAGTGTGATTGAGATTCGTGCGATCTCACGTGAACCGGGCTATCGTTCAAAAGTTGCCGTGTCGAGCAGCGACCAGCGGGTCGATTGCGTCGGAGCCTGTGTCGGCGTGCGAGGCAACCGCATCAAGAACATTGTCGATGAACTGGGTGGAGAACGCATCGACATCGTCCGCTGGGACGACAACCTCGAAGTGCTGATCCCCAACGCCCTTCAGCCAGCGGAAGTCGAGCAGGTGATTCTCTGCCGCATGTTAGGCCGGGCGATTGTCTTGGTCCGTGAAGACCAATTGTCGCTGGCGATTGGTCGCCGAGGTCAGAATGTACGCTTGGCAAGCAAGCTCTCGGGCTGGGACATTGAAATCATGACTCAAGATGAGCTGGCTGAGTCCATTGACCGTGCCGTCCAGGGATACAGTTCCATCGAGGGGGTCACACAAGAGTTGGCCGAACGTTTGGTGGAAGAGGGCTTCTTGAGCTACGACGACCTTTCGATCATCGAACCCGATGCCTTGATGGAAATGGGGGGAATGACCGAAGAACAAGTCGACGTGATTGTCGAACAAGCCGAAGCACGGGCTGAAGAAGCCGAAGCAGCGGCAGCGGCAGCGAGACGGCAAAAACGTGAAGAAGACCGCATCGCAGCAGCAACCGCTATGGAAGAAGAAGCCGAAGCAGCTCGCAAAGAAGAGGAAGCCAAGGCTGAAACTGAGGCCACGGAGGAGTCGGAGCCCGTCTCGGTAGAGTCTGGCTCGATAGAACCTGCCGGGGAAGAAAGTGACGCCGACATTGAGGAGGCAGCTCCCGTCGAGAATGCCTCAAACGACGAATCTCCCGAACCCGCAAAAGGTCCGGAGTAG
- the infB gene encoding translation initiation factor IF-2, which yields MAVRIYSLAKELKLDSKELVDVCARLGIRGKGSALASLSDEEVSKLKEHFQGSGTPSAPQGTPTAPAPERPKEPVREGKMPVLNTPRPASPLAGLRKKREEAAASVEEPSATSNEPHAEPAAAPMEMSEEGHGPLANVMRRDDYIGPGNVGGKLPTIAPGGKDKERSRDSKQTGSTPQRGRPAIKLAPIPITEKPPSSATKKDEAIQKPDLRLPAEALRPGKTSGKPLSAHLKRHEDTLDAKKRGKDKEMLIPGEEIPASGKGRRGKAKGGADKDDAPMLGGREQRQLSRQRHTLRDREGSDEYRPRRSLRRPRRTGVSTAAPRKDKVSLQLPCTVREFSEAAGVPASQVLRILMEEGVMATMNALIDDDLTELIAAELGVNLELKEAVSVEDELLASIRDRQDDEADLVSRPPVITFLGHVDHGKTSLLDRIIDIDVVSGESGGITQHIRAYTIEKDGRRISFVDTPGHEAFTEMRARGANVTDIAVLVVAADDGVMPQTEEAISHAQAAEVPIVVALNKTDLPGVDLNRAMQGLSTNGLLPSEWGGDVEVVKTSAITGDGLDELLDTVLTVAELHEYKANPNRQAMGTCLEAQQEPGRGVVAKIIVQNGTLRVGDVIVCGQSYGRVKAMYDTLLPNQRYEEAGPSTPVNVTGFDTAPGAGEHFYVLDDIADARTIAESRSDSHRKTALSGGVQHVTLETLFDRLEGANEVQTLNIILRADVRGSIEAIQKELGKLDHPEVKIKLLQASVGGVTEADVTLADASDAIIIGFNVIADENARALAEQRGVQVRRYEIIYKITEDIKAALEGLLKPEEREVDLGRALVQQTYKISRVGTIAGCRVLSGSIARNGRARIIRDNTIIGDYPIDTLKREKSDAKEVREGLECGIKLSGFNDVKEGDLFEVYKVEEVGRTFEESLES from the coding sequence TTGGCGGTCCGCATTTATTCATTAGCGAAGGAATTGAAATTAGACAGCAAGGAGCTCGTCGATGTTTGCGCACGACTAGGCATCCGAGGAAAAGGCTCCGCGCTGGCTAGCCTGTCAGACGAGGAAGTCTCCAAACTTAAGGAGCACTTCCAAGGCTCTGGCACCCCGTCTGCACCGCAAGGGACTCCAACAGCACCCGCACCTGAACGGCCCAAGGAACCGGTGCGTGAAGGCAAAATGCCTGTTCTCAATACTCCCCGACCAGCATCCCCTTTGGCGGGCTTGCGCAAAAAACGTGAAGAGGCAGCGGCCTCGGTGGAAGAGCCCTCCGCCACCTCCAACGAACCTCACGCTGAACCTGCCGCAGCGCCGATGGAGATGTCCGAAGAAGGCCATGGGCCACTGGCCAACGTGATGCGGCGAGACGACTACATTGGTCCCGGGAATGTCGGAGGGAAGCTTCCCACGATTGCTCCTGGCGGAAAAGACAAAGAACGGAGCCGTGATTCGAAGCAAACGGGATCCACTCCCCAACGCGGCCGACCTGCCATCAAACTTGCTCCAATACCAATCACTGAGAAGCCTCCCAGTAGTGCGACCAAGAAGGATGAGGCGATTCAGAAGCCAGACCTTCGGCTGCCGGCCGAAGCCCTGCGGCCTGGAAAAACAAGTGGAAAGCCCCTATCGGCTCACTTGAAGCGGCATGAAGATACCTTGGATGCCAAGAAACGCGGCAAAGACAAGGAAATGCTCATTCCTGGTGAAGAAATACCTGCTTCCGGCAAGGGTCGTCGAGGCAAGGCCAAGGGTGGTGCAGACAAAGATGATGCTCCCATGCTCGGAGGACGTGAGCAACGTCAACTCAGTCGGCAACGTCATACTTTGAGGGATCGCGAAGGAAGCGACGAGTATCGACCCCGCCGCTCTTTGCGCCGGCCACGCCGCACCGGCGTGAGTACCGCGGCCCCTCGTAAGGACAAAGTCTCCTTGCAACTACCTTGCACCGTGCGTGAATTCTCAGAAGCAGCCGGTGTTCCCGCCAGTCAAGTTTTGCGAATCCTCATGGAAGAAGGAGTCATGGCTACGATGAACGCCTTGATCGACGACGATTTGACGGAGTTGATCGCCGCCGAACTCGGAGTCAATCTCGAATTGAAAGAAGCGGTCAGCGTCGAAGACGAATTGCTGGCCAGTATTCGCGACCGACAAGACGACGAAGCCGATCTGGTTTCGCGCCCACCGGTCATTACCTTCCTGGGCCACGTCGACCACGGCAAGACCTCACTGCTGGACCGCATTATCGATATTGATGTGGTCAGCGGAGAAAGTGGTGGCATCACGCAACACATTCGGGCCTACACAATCGAAAAAGACGGCCGACGAATTTCGTTCGTCGATACTCCAGGCCATGAAGCATTTACGGAAATGCGTGCTCGTGGAGCCAATGTGACCGATATCGCCGTATTAGTCGTTGCAGCGGACGATGGTGTGATGCCTCAGACAGAGGAGGCTATCAGCCACGCCCAAGCAGCTGAGGTGCCGATTGTCGTCGCCCTAAACAAGACGGATCTTCCTGGGGTGGACCTCAACCGCGCCATGCAGGGCCTTTCTACGAATGGCTTGCTCCCCAGTGAATGGGGCGGAGATGTGGAAGTAGTTAAGACTAGCGCGATTACTGGAGATGGACTCGACGAACTCCTAGACACGGTACTCACGGTTGCCGAACTGCACGAATACAAAGCCAATCCAAATCGCCAAGCGATGGGCACATGCCTTGAAGCCCAACAGGAACCTGGTCGGGGTGTCGTCGCAAAAATTATTGTTCAGAATGGCACTCTTAGGGTGGGCGATGTCATCGTCTGTGGGCAATCCTACGGTCGCGTCAAAGCCATGTACGATACCTTGCTACCCAATCAACGCTATGAAGAGGCGGGGCCCAGCACGCCGGTGAACGTCACTGGATTCGACACGGCTCCTGGTGCCGGCGAGCATTTTTATGTTCTCGACGATATTGCCGATGCGCGTACCATCGCCGAATCACGTTCCGATTCGCATCGTAAGACCGCCTTGAGCGGAGGGGTTCAACACGTCACCCTCGAAACCCTGTTTGATCGCCTCGAAGGAGCTAACGAAGTCCAAACGCTCAATATCATACTGCGGGCAGACGTCCGCGGGTCGATCGAAGCGATTCAGAAAGAACTCGGCAAACTGGATCATCCGGAAGTAAAAATCAAATTGCTTCAAGCCTCCGTGGGAGGGGTCACTGAAGCCGACGTCACTCTGGCCGATGCCTCCGATGCGATTATTATCGGTTTCAATGTGATCGCGGACGAAAACGCTCGGGCTTTGGCCGAACAACGTGGTGTTCAGGTTCGACGGTACGAAATCATTTATAAAATCACCGAAGATATCAAGGCAGCCCTTGAGGGTCTTCTCAAACCGGAAGAACGGGAAGTTGACCTGGGCCGGGCTTTAGTTCAGCAGACCTACAAGATCAGCCGCGTCGGCACGATTGCAGGTTGCCGTGTTTTGTCAGGCTCAATTGCCCGCAATGGGCGAGCGCGAATCATCCGCGACAATACCATCATCGGCGACTACCCCATCGATACGCTCAAACGTGAGAAGTCCGATGCGAAAGAAGTGCGTGAGGGCTTGGAATGTGGCATTAAGTTGTCAGGTTTCAACGACGTCAAGGAAGGCGATCTCTTCGAAGTCTATAAGGTCGAAGAAGTGGGCCGTACCTTCGAGGAGTCGTTAGAATCGTAG